A window of the Salmo trutta chromosome 25, fSalTru1.1, whole genome shotgun sequence genome harbors these coding sequences:
- the LOC115162575 gene encoding platelet-activating factor receptor: protein MGIQEDLVVTTAVNFVGNGNFLDSAFRYTLFPVFYGVVFILGLIANSYVLFVLWRLRDAKVLNEICIYMANLTVADLLFVCALPFWIGYYHHGGVWLYGEFLCRVTGVFFFINTYCSILFLTAISINRYWAITRPLDAASSDHWCRGVAVTAVIWVVTLSMSVPYLLKTGIQKDKSNVSRCFEGYHHETDGEKRVVAATHLIIVGCFVLVFFLVVVCNLLIARALLAQSLTQARRFSSSKPRGVKSRALQMLCAVVGVFVVCFLPHHMVQGPWTLAVLEIKEGWGSTEWNQKTKQWLNDAHQVTLMLMGLNCLLDPVVYCFATRRFHMYIKDHLKKVGRGRGCSETAITHISVVECKNVSQRLHCEQQQLNN, encoded by the coding sequence ATGGGGATTCAAGAGGACTTAGTAGTGACCACGGCTGTGAACTTTGTCGGGAACGGAAACTTCCTGGACTCGGCGTTCCGCTACACCCTCTTTCCAGTGTTCTACGGTGTTGTGTTCATCCTTGGGCTGATAGCCAATAGTTACGTGCTGTTTGTGCTGTGGCGCCTGCGCGATGCCAAGGTCTTGAACGAGATCTGCATCTATATGGCCAACCTGACTGTGGCCGACCTCCTCTTCGTGTGCGCCCTCCCCTTCTGGATTGGCTACTACCATCACGGTGGCGTCTGGCTCTACGGCGAATTCCTGTGCCGTGTCACTGGCGTGTTCTTCTTCATCAACACCTACTGCTCCATCCTCTTCCTCACTGCCATCAGTATCAACCGCTACTGGGCCATCACGCGCCCACTGGACGCCGCCTCGTCCGACCATTGGTGCCGTGGGGTGGCCGTCACAGCGGTCATCTGGGTGGTCACTCTGTCCATGTCTGTGCCATACCTCTTGAAGACGGGCATCCAGAAGGACAAGAGCAACGTGTCACGATGCTTCGAGGGCTACCACCATGAGACGGATGGCGAGAAGCGGGTGGTGGCCGCAACCCACCTTATCATTGTGGGGTGCTTCGTCTTGGTCTTCTTCCTCGTCGTAGTGTGTAATCTGCTCATCGCCCGGGCGTTACTAGCCCAGTCCCTTACCCAGGCTCGGCGCTTCAGTTCCTCAAAACCCCGGGGGGTGAAGAGCCGGGCCCTGCAGATGCTGTGCGCTGTGGTGGGGGTGTTCGTGGTGTGCTTCCTCCCCCACCACATGGTCCAGGGCCCCTGGACCCTGGCTGTGCTGGAGATCAAGGAGGGCTGGGGCAGCACGGAATGGAACCAGAAGACCAAGCAGTGGTTGAACGATGCCCACCAGGTCACCCTGATGCTGATGGGGCTCAACTGCCTCCTAGATCCCGTGGTGTACTGCTTCGCCACCAGGAGGTTCCACATGTATATCAAGGACCATCTGAAAAAGGTGGGGAGGGGCAGAGGCTGCTCGGAAACAGCCATCACACACATCTCTGTAGTGGAATGCAAGAATGTGAGCCAGCGGCTCCATTGCGAACAGCAGCAGCTCAATAATTAA